A genomic segment from Daphnia pulex isolate KAP4 chromosome 5, ASM2113471v1 encodes:
- the LOC124194855 gene encoding speckle-type POZ protein-like codes for MASARAAVLSECTQTQRGTSASPNGSSGSGSSSSSSSSSGIGNSASSSTSGNTTTSSSSSSSSSSNNNNNNNNNNTTSSSTSSTSGGGGGGGIGLVGGSGTTSSGATSNMAISRVPSPPPPEASTPVAENWCYTQVKVIRFSYMWTINNFSFCREEMGEVLKSSTFSAGANDKLKWCLRVNPKGLDEESKDYLSLYLLLVSCNKSEVRAKFKFSILNAKREETKAMESQRAYRFVQGKDWGFKKFIRRDFLLDEANGLLPDDKLTLFCEVSVVADSVNISGQSNAVQFKVPECRLADDLGLLFENQRFSDVTLCVNGRDFQAHKAILAARSPVFAAMFEHEMEERKHNRVEISDVDHEVFREMLRFIYTGKAANLERMADDLLAAADKYALERLKVMCEEALCTNLSTENSAEVLILADLHSADQLKAQAIDFINTHATDVMETAGWKSMIRSHPHLLAEAFRVLATQQIPPIGPPRKRIKQN; via the exons ATGGCCTCGGCTAG GGCCGCGGTGCTGAGCGAATGCACCCAGACTCAACGGGGAACGAGTGCCAGTCCCAATGGGTCCAGTGggtccggcagcagcagcagtagcagcagcagcagtggcatCGGCAATagtgccagcagcagcacatccGGCAACACGACGACGTCGTCCAGCAGCTcgtcgagcagcagcagcaacaataacaataataacaacaacaacaacacgactTCCAGCAGCACGAGCAGCACcagcggaggaggaggcggcggcggaaTCGGTCTGGTCGGAGGCAGTGGCACCACCAGCAGCGGTGCCACGAGCAACATGGCCATTTCCAGGGTACCCAGTCCTCCGCCTCCGGAAGCGTCCACGCCCGTCGCCGAGAACTGGTGTTACACTCAA GTGAAAGTCATCCGTTTCAGCTACATGTGGACAATCAATAATTTCAGTTTCTGCCGCGAAGAAATGGGAGAAGTTCTCAAATCATCGACTTTCTCTGCCGGAGCCAATGATAAGCTCAAGTG GTGTTTGCGAGTGAACCCCAAAGGGCTGGATGAAGAGAGCAAAGATTACCTGTCGCTCTATTTACTGCTGGTCTCTTGCAATAAATCGGAAGTTCGagcgaaattcaaattctccaTTCTGAATGCCAAACGAGAGGAGACGAAAGCTATGG AGAGCCAAAGAGCCTACAGATTTGTTCAGGGAAAGGATTGGGGCTTCAAAAAGTTTATCCGGCGGGACTTTCTTCTCGACGAAGCAAACGGCCTCTTACCCGATGACAAATTGACGCTCTTTTGCGAG GTGAGCGTGGTGGCCGACAGTGTCAACATTTCGGGCCAGTCCAATGCTGTCCAGTTTAAAGTGCCCGAATGTCGTCTAGCTGACGACCTGGGTCTATTATTCGAAAACCAGCGCTTCAGTGACGTCACACTCTGCGTCAATGGACGTGACTTTCAA GCCCATAAAGCCATTTTGGCAGCGCGGAGTCCAGTATTTGCCGCCATGTTTGAGCACGAAATGGAAGAACGAAAGCACAATCGCGTCGAG aTCTCCGATGTGGACCACGAAGTCTTCCGCGAAATGCTTCGTTTCATCTACACAGGCAAGGCGGCCAACCTGGAACGGATGGCCGACGACTTGCTGGCCGCCGCCGACAAGTACGCCCTGGAACGGTTGAAAGTCATGTGCGAAGAAGCCCTCTGCACCAACCTGTCGACAGAGAACTCTGCCGAAGTTCTGATACTAGCCGATCTCCACTCTGCCGATCAACTCAAGGCCCAAGCCATCGACTTCATCAACac ACATGCAACAGATGTGATGGAGACAGCCGGCTGGAAGTCAATGATACGGTCTCATCCTCATCTGCTGGCCGAAGCTTTTCGAGTCTTGGCTACCCAGCAGATCCCGCCGATCGGTCCACCGCGGAAGCGCATTAAGCAAAAttga
- the LOC124194856 gene encoding protein krasavietz-like, translated as MSQKTEKPTLSGQRIKTRKRDEKEKYDPVGFRDSVLAGFAEAGDDLESIYKYLDLAGSKLDYRRYGEALFDILIAGGLLAPGGTLVQDGKSCRTESCLFGGPDSMEHVKGWEQVFTKLMRRYKYLEKLLEEEMKKVLVYIKGFNDSERVKLARMTALWISNGSVPPAVLNSLINEHLVKDGLALDFLLIVFVTWKQEKGASSLTTALRKAGIDSSLPEFFPPNKRTEENFKLVFEENGLMEVLRFQKAQANQGNKKDLQNQLEEDISENKPVKDIIASVKDAVVKFHLQEHEVITSLWNTVMGAVEWNKKEELVAEQALKHLRQYAPLFSSFTQTSRSELALLVRVQEFCYENMNFMKVFQKIVLLFYKTDVLSEDTIIKWYKEAHSVKGKSVFLEQMSKFIEWLQNAEEESESAGDD; from the exons ATGAGTCAGAAGACAGAAAAACCCACACTCTCAGGCCAGCGAATCAAGACTCGAAAAAGGG atgaaaAGGAGAAGTATGATCCTGTTGGATTTCGAGATAGTGTTCTTGCAGGATTTGCTGAAGCTGGTGATGATTTGGAGTCCATCTACAAGTACTTGGACCTTGCTGGATCCAAGTTAGATTACCGTCGCTATGGGGAGGCCCTTTTCGATATTCTTATAGCAGGAGGTTTATTGG CTCCTGGTGGAACACTGGTACAAGATGGAAAATCATGTCGAACTGAAAGTTGTCTTTTCGGTGGACCTGACTCTATGGAACATGTTAAAGGATGGGAACAG GTTTTTACCAAGTTAATGCGCCGCTATAAGTATTTAGAAAAACTTTTGGAagaggaaatgaagaaagtcTTAGTGTACATAAAAGGATTTAATGATTCAGAGCGTGTTAAACTCGCCAGAATGACAGCTCTTTGGATCTCGAATGGCTCAGTCCCTCCAGCTGTTCTTAATTCCCTTATAAAT GAACATCTGGTCAAGGATGGATTGGCCCTTGACTTTTTACTAATCGTTTTTGTTACTTGGAAGCAAGAGAAAGGAGCTAGCAGTCTTACTACCGCGTTGAGGAAAGCTGGCATCGATTCTAG CTTACCGGAATTTTTCCCACCAAACAAACGAACGGAAGAGAatttcaaacttgtttttgaagaaaatggtCTCATGGAAGTTCTTCGCTTTCAAAAAGCTCAG GCCAATCAAGGAAACAAGAAGGATTTGCAAAACCAATTGGAAGAAGATATTAGTGAAAATAAGCCGGTGAAGGACATAATTGCTTCAGTCAAGGATGCGGTCGtcaaatttcatttgcagGAGCATGAAGTTATCACTTCG TTGTGGAATACCGTTATGGGAGCAGTTgaatggaacaaaaaagaagagttggTTGCTGAACAAGCGTTAAAGCATTTACGTCAGTATGCTCCACTCTTTTCCTCATTTACGCAAACAAGCCGCTCTGAGCTTGCTCTACTAGTACGCGTCCAGGAATTTTGCTACGAAAACATGAATTTCATGAAAGTCTTCCAAAAAattgttctccttttttacaaaa CCGATGTATTGTCTGAAGACACCATCATTAAGTGGTACAAAGAGGCACATTCAGTGAAGGGCAAATCTGTCTTCTTGGAGCAAATGAGTAAATTCATTGAGTGGCTTCAAAACGCCGAAGAAG aATCTGAATCTGCTGGAGATGACTGA
- the LOC124193461 gene encoding uncharacterized protein LOC124193461, with translation MDHITQLNAEATTPTTIRRTRGALADLSRQLIAVSLLTTPNNQMPSSMDTPTSSPEEMVIKLRGQKNPVTWSPLSLNEVRKLSHYEVTPTKDATPTRVMLGLRCSPRKRLQLNETGETISMSPPEKMRKLSSSSNRKPIKLEDDPVPLDLVLNGLSRSQLISVIQNLATINEEVKQKLESLLPEPDLQPMLDELSYLKKNIFKSLPNCRLSSKTDSAAYNKTSVHLSAFKKRLLDYCKQLVESRQWKSVVEFTLNAWNLVKATPIWDNAQHNSVRKQCFKSLSTNCLKALKSADGELEWRHEIKKRLERLRGDSDDLDMCIAYLDIADE, from the exons ATGGACCACATAACTCAATTAAATGCTGAAGCAACAACTCCAACTACCATTAGACGAACAAGAGGAGCGCTAGCAGACTTGTCTCGTCAATTGATTGCAGTTTCTTTGCTTACCACCCCCAATAACCAGATGCCAAGTTCAATGGATACTCCTACCTCATCTCCTGAAGAAATGGTTATAAAACTTAGAGGCCAAAAAAACCCTGTCACTTGGAGCCCATTGTCACTTAACGAAGTTAGAAAACTTTCCCACTATGAAGTAACACCAACTAAAG ATGCAACACCTACACGTGTTATGCTTGGATTAAGATGTAGTCCCAGGAAAAGACTCCAATTGAATGAAACTGGAGAGACCATATCTATGTCTCCACctgaaaaaatgagaaag ctttcatcatcatcaaacagAAAACCAATAAAGTTAGAAGACGATCCTGTGCCATTAGATCTTGTTCTTAATGGATTGTCTCGTTCTCAGCTCATTAGCGTTATTCAGAATCTGGCAACAATAAACGAAGAAGTCAAACAA AAACTAGAGTCTTTACTCCCAGAACCAGACCTGCAACCCATGTTGGATGAACTAtcatatttaaagaaaaatatttttaaatctttaccGAATTGTCGATTGTCGTCCAAAACGGATTCCGCCGCTTACAACAAAACATCAGTTCATCTTTCGGCTTTTAAG AAACGTCTCTTGGATTACTGTAAGCAGCTAGTAGAAAGTAGACAATGGAAAAGTGTTGTTGAGTTTACGTTGAATGCTTGGAATCTTGTAAAAGCTACTCCTATATGGGATAACGCACAACATAATTCTGTAAGAAAACAATGTTTCAAATCTCTTAGTACCAATTGCTTGAAAGCTCTGAAGAGCGCTGATGGAGAATTAGAATGGAggcatgaaataaaaaaacg actCGAGCGTTTACGAGGTGATAGCGACGATCTCGACATGTGCATTGCCTATCTTGATATAGCTGATGAATAA
- the LOC124193460 gene encoding DNA-directed RNA polymerase I subunit RPA49-like, which produces MSSVVIDEIRVADRGKKLEPLQIQFSHCQSPLKPEGLKNIKSGIYSDSEFKNEYVAICQVDNQRYMGGTKGQNQKESPMLYIALRNRVTSKVKLVEISKVSLSPVVQYPPTTNPVLIDDGSSNMEKQFVHRFGMLKGQRMYDQAERLTVKAENVKANLENAAIGTAIQDSELVVPKSSDSYETMLPPRNTDTKLPSQVYQIENIVSENDMTALEGITLKLMADESDPDTQEKFKEFSVYFTKEFSRLMKSSHLNKEEKLRCLKALLYTECLIKCSAIKKKSITRDLLDQSLPTSIPDSVRKSIKDKFVEGWTLSKMSRDKIICHAIALALAVGSCSVDAESFSSSLKLDMQSLENLIRVVGARTDKDKSNGASKIVLKIPLTLPPQKRGQMKRKERR; this is translated from the exons ATGTCTTCTGTTGTTATTGATGAAATTAGAGTAGCTGACCGAGGAAAGAAGTTGGAGCCTTTGCAAA ttCAGTTCTCACACTGCCAGTCTCCTTTGAAACCTGAGGGTCTTAAGAATATAAAATCAGGGATTTATTCAGACAgtgaattcaaaaatgaatatgTTGCCATTTGTCAAGTTGACAATCAGCGATACATGGGTGGCACCAAAGGACAAAACCAGAAAGAAAGTCCAATGTTGTACATTGCATTAAGAAATAGAGTGACAAGCAAG GTTAAGCTAGTGGagatttcaaaagtttcatTATCTCCAGTTGTACAATATCCCCCCACTACTAACCCTGTTTTGATTGATGATGGGAGTTCCAATatggaaaaacaatttgtcCATAGGTTTGGTATGCTTAAAGGTCAAAGAATG tATGATCAAGCTGAACGTCTTACAGTGAAAGCTGAAAATGTGAAAGCAAATCTAGAAAATGCTGCTATTGGTACAGCTATACAAGATAGTGAATTGGTTGTTCCCAAAAGTTCAGATTCTTATGAAACAATGTTACCACCAAGAAATACAGATACAAAATTG CCTAGTCAAGTGTATCAGATTGAAAACATTGTTTCTGAAAATGACATGACAGCTTTGGAAGGAATCACACTAAAGCTGATGGCTGATGAGTCTGATCCTGATACACAGGAAAAATTCAAGGAGTTTTCTGTTTATTTCACTAAAGAGTTCAGCCGCTTAATGAAGTCAAGTCACctcaacaaagaagaaaaattgcgaTGTTTGAAAGCACTTCTATACACTGAGTGTCTCATAAAATGTTCTGCAATTAAGAAGAAATCAATTACCCGTGATCTTTTAGATCAAAGTCTACCAACATCAATCCCGGACAGTGTGAGAAAAAGTATTAAGGACAAATTTGTAGAAGGCTG GACCTTATCCAAGATGAGTAGAGATAAAATCATTTGCCATGCAATAG caCTCGCGCTTGCTGTAGGTAGTTGCAGCGTTGATGCTGAAAGCTTCAGTTCTAGTTTGAAACTCGATATGCAGTC CCTTGAAAACTTGATTCGGGTGGTTGGCGCTCGAACAGATAAGGATAAATCTAACGGAGCCTCCAAGATTGTTCTCAAAATTCCTCTGACTTTACCTCCTCAGAAGAGGGGtcagatgaaaagaaaagaaagaagataa
- the LOC124193462 gene encoding uncharacterized protein LOC124193462, which translates to MHAAYVSTDEITPAADIPSAPMNTIAELTTTSEEIATTTEVPSTLSVSTGDPTFTVWAVNPSTEATTLAVETSILTDQLTVDTLKNSINEATTAGEIVLSSEPTAAHGETLTSISTISPTVSHNCFAFWAFRFRSLRTPGKK; encoded by the exons ATGCATGCAGCTTATGTTTCTACGGATGAAATAACTCCGGCCGCAGATATTCCATCTGCACCCATGAACACTATTGCTGAATTGACAACAACTTCCGAAGAAATCGCTACAACAACAGAAGTGCCCAGCACGCTCTCGGTTTCCACAGGTGATCCCACTTTTACAGTCTGGGCAGTGAATCCCAGTACGGAAGCAACAACTCTGGCTGTGGAAACGTCAATCCTGACCGACCAATTGACTGTCGACACACTGAAAAATTCGATTAATGAAGCGACTACAGCCGGTGAAATTGTTCTGTCGTCagaaccaacagcagcacatgGAGAAACATTGACCTCAATTTCTACAATAA GCCCTACCGTTTCGCACAACTGTTTCGCATTTTgggcgtttcgctttcgcagtttaagGACTCCCGGGAAAAAGTGA
- the LOC124193463 gene encoding ATP synthase subunit e, mitochondrial-like, with amino-acid sequence MAALAPVQVSPLIKFGRWSALLLGIMWGSHRYNTLKASETAWRVEEAERKIVKDAHKATEKTRLNREELLYLADQAGVKVPPNF; translated from the exons ATGGCCGCTCTTGCTCCAGTCCAAGTCTCTCCCCTGATCAAG TTTGGTCGCTGGTCAGCCCTGTTGCTGGGTATCATGTGGGGATCTCATCGTTACAATACTCTGAAGGCTTCTGAAACTGCTTGGAGAGTAGAAGAAGCTGAACGAAAGATTGTCAAGGATGCCCACAAGGCTACAGAGAAGACAAGATTGAACCGTGAAGAACTCTTGTATTTAGCTGATCAGGCTGGTGTCAAAGTACCTCCAAATTTCTAA